DNA from Oncorhynchus clarkii lewisi isolate Uvic-CL-2024 unplaced genomic scaffold, UVic_Ocla_1.0 unplaced_contig_544_pilon_pilon, whole genome shotgun sequence:
aggcagtagggatgactagggatgttctctgtttagtgagtctgccagatcagaggcagtagggatgactagggatgttctctgtttagtgagtctgtcagatcagaggcagtagggatgactagggatgttctctgtttagtgagtctgccagatcagaggcagtagggatgactagggatgttctctgtttagtgagtctgccagatcagaggcagcagggatgactagggatgttctctgtttagtgagtctgccagatcagaggcagtagggatgactagggatgttctctgtttagtgagtctgtcagatcagaggcagtagggatgactagggatgttctctgtttagtgagtctgccagatcagaggcagtagggatgactagggatgttctctgtttagtgagtctgtcagatcagaggcagtagggatgactagggatgttctctgtttagtgagtctgccagatcagaggcagtagggatgactagggatgttctctgtttagtgagtctgccagatcagaggcagtagggatgactagggatgttctctgtttagtgagtctgccagatcagaggcagtagggatgactagggatgttctctgtttagtgagtctgtcagatcagaggcagtagggatgactagggatgttctctgtttagtgagtctgtcagatcagaggcagtagggatgactagggatgttctctgtttagtgagtctgtcagatcagcggcagtagggatgactaggttctcttgataagtgtgtgaattggaccatcttCCTTCCtgctaaacattctaaatgtaatgagtacttttgggtgtcagggaacatGTAAAAGGTACATGATATTCTTCAGGATTGTagtaaagttgtcaaaaatattagTAGAACCTCAAAAACGGCTTCAGTAGTtctttaaagtactttacttaAGTAATTTACACCACTGCAATATTCAACTGTAAAGTTCACTCCTAGACTACAGTTGAAGCctacatacagtagcctatacaaACCTTCCAATGTCACTTTCTAAGTCTATAATGAATGCATGGGGAGGAGTGCATAATAAATAGAGAATAAATAGAGCAATAGAAATGACAGGTGATATTAATAGATTTAGTGGGCTAACATTTCCCATGACATTTGATTGTAATAGTTTGTTCCCAATATTGAAGACTGGGGACATGGCACCGTTAATAATATCATAAGGGAGATGTTCTCTCTGGGGGTTGCTGCTGTCTTTGTTCAAGGCTGCACCCCGCCCTAGCACGCCTCCATACTCACTTTGTCATGGTTCCACGAATACCCCCCACACTACGGATAAAAACACCGGTGGTCTCGGTAACATCGGTGGTAGTGAGTGAAAAGCCCACATCTCTTCGAGAATGTGGCTGGCGAGGTGAGGGCGTGCTCCGACGCGCTCTGACGCGCTCACTGCGGGTAAAAAAGAAAAGGACACCCCACCTATCCCTGAATACGTGCTCGCCACCCTCCAGTCTTTCCCTTTCTCGCTTTTGCGTGCACGCACCTAAACACGTCCGCCCCCCTGTCACTACTCTCGTCCCTCTCTGACCCACAGTCAGTCGCACACATTTATACACAGGCGGGTGGACGGCGGGTTCTGAAATCTCCGTGAAGATGGTGGTACCGGGGCCGTTTTTTTTTAACTGTGCTTAGATAGCTCACATAACGCTTTACAGCGGTATCCATTGTGCCTCTTCTGGAAAGAAAGACCGACGAATGGCCAGACAACGGGGAATAGAAGAACATCTCAAAGGGATAGAGAGGATCGGACGGGAAGTGCGTTTAAATAGCTAAACCCGCAAATCTGCCTTGAATACAATTGAAGTATTTGGACAGAAGAAACAGACGTCTGCTTCTTCATGCAATTGTGTTAAAGTGGGGGATCAAGGAGCCGCTTGTCTGTTCAGGGAGGACTCGGTGTCCGGGGGATACGGGGAGGGGAGAAAGCTGGTAATTAGCCCATATTCTCCACTTGCTATTCGTCTGCGACTCAATGGGAAGAATAGTGGCGTGGGAAAAGTTTCCATCAAACGAGCAAAGGAGGACGGAAAGGGGCTGCATACAACCAAGACTGGCTTCCGCCGTGGCCCTGTATGGATGGCAGACTGAAGTTTACTGACAATTCAATTGCCGGTCACTCGTGGAATTATGGGAGAAATCAGTGCCAGTTATCatgaaattaaaataaatgttatgTTGACTTGACTGTTCTTGTATTATCAAAACAATATTTACGCAACACAGACTGAGCATGGGCTGGATCCAATAAAGTAGGTATTTGCGCGTGTAGGCTTACACTTGATCTCCAATTCAATTGTAGGTCTACTACATTTTGCAGCTTTTTGCTCTGCCAACTTGTCCTCTTAAAATTGCCCACTTCTGTCAGCGTGGATCCCCGGGAATTGGAGGCGCAGCTTTGGAAATTCCGGAGAGGGACCTCAGGAAAGGACGGGGCTCCATCCGTGGAAATACTTACGAATAGGCCTTTTCCCAATCACAGCAAGAGCATGTGGGTAAAGAAGGATAATGGGCATTAGACGTCAGTGTTTGTTTTCTCTTTCTTGTTTATGGGAACACATTTCCGCCTTAAATATCAATGTCAAACAATAGTTCCGTAACTGTGGCTTTTCTTGCAATGCCTTTACAACGCCGGCGCGTGGGTTTATTTGGGGAATACGGGATAAAGTTCTATACACACTAAGTGTTTACGCGTGAagtttgaaattattatttttctcaTATATCACTGTAAATTGGAAGCAATTTCTGAATGCGTTGTAGTCTACTTGCTTAAAAGCATTACCATGTAATATATAACATATAAGAGAGGACAGGCAGGAGGCTACAGTTCTGTAGAGACAAATATAAATGCAGACGGGATCTAAAATTGATAGGATTATTTTGACAGTGCATGTACAAAGAATGGCTATGCAGGCAGCCAAGTAGTGAGAGCATGAAGGAATTTGATCCAGGTTTCAGTTGTCATTATCTGAAGAATTTGTCCCAATATACCAGTAGTCTACAGTCGGCTATTTAGTCAGGGGAGAGCCTTGGAAATACTACTGAAATGCTACTGAATACTACTAAAGTAGTATTACACAACTAGGTTTCTACAGTCAACATAATTATGTTATGTAAGATTTTGACTTCTCCCCAAATCTTTTTAAATGAGTCAAAAACAGTTGTCAGTACTTGGACTGGAACAGAATGAACTGTGCCGACACAAGTGCGTCAAAACAGAGGGGAAGGTATAAGAATGCGAGTATTGACGTCATGAGGGGCAATAATTAACAGATCAAAATTCAGTACAGGCTAACTGTCAGACTTTTTCTCTGGAGATGTTTTCTGTTAGTGCATAATTTATTTGTTCTAGTCTAGAGGGTACCACACTCAATACATTCATAGCCTACATTGCCTTGCAAATAGCAATTCGCTCTATTGTTGTCGAATTTCTGTGAGATTAAAAAGCAACATGGCATCCCCCCAACATCAGCAGCTGCTGCCTCACAACACAGAGGTGAGCTGTGACTCAAGCGGCGAGGGCAGCGTCTCCGTGAGGATCAGCAGTAGTGTCAAACACAAGCACGGAGGAGGAGCCGGGGCGCTGGGTGGCATGGGAGGAGGCTTCATGGGGAGTGGGTCCAAACACTGCAAGTACAGCATCTCCTCTAGCTGCAGCTCGGGAGAGTCCGGGGTCCTCAGGCCTGTGGTTAAGGGGCTGCGAACCCAGAGGAAGATGCCCCAGCTGTTCGAAAGGTCTGCTGGGCACTTCTGGGACCCAAAGTTTGACTCTCCCATCCTGGAGGAGGCATGCAGGGAGAGGTGCTTTCCCCAGACCCAGCGGAGGTTCCGCTACGTCCTCTTCTACCTGTTCGCCGCCAGCCTCCTCTGGGGGGTGTACTTCAGTGCCAACCCCGACCGGTGTGACCGAACTGCCTTCCTCGTCCCCACCGCCTGCTTCCTCctcttctgcctcctcctcttccttttgACGTTCACAAGGATCTACGTCCGCTGCTACAACCAGGCGTCGCTGCTGCTCATCGTGGTGACCTTTGCCCTCACCCTGGCACCCCAGATCCAGACAGCCGGCTTCAGGGACCTGGAGACCCTCCCTCCTGAGGATGTGGTGGAGGATGTGGGGGACTTCAGTGGCATGGAGCCCAGAAATGTGACCTTCAACCGGGACTTACCCACGGGCAGCGCCTGCCTATCTCCAGTAGGGACCTTCTCCCTGGGCATGGAGGTGCTGCTGCTACTCTACAGCGTCCTCCACGTCCGACTCTATGCCTCGGTGCTACTGGGACTTCTCTACTCTGTGCTCTTCGAGGCTCTGGGATGGCTTCACCTCACCCAGGCTGCTGGGGATGGTTGGATCCAGGCCATGGAGGGGTCTGACTGGGACACTCTACGCTGGCTGGGGCCAGCCAAAGCTTTGCTCCACCTGTGCGCCCATGCCATCGGCATCCACCTTTTCATCATGTCTGAGGTGCGATCACGAAGTACCTTCCTCAAGGTGGGCCAGGCCATCATGCACGGCAAGGACCTGGAGGTGGAGAAGGCGCTGAAAGAACGCATGATCCACTCGGTGATGCCTCGGAGGGTGGCCGACGACCTGATGAAGCAGGGCGACGAGGAAGGCTTGGCGGGCGGGAGCTCGGCCAAGCGCTACTCCAGCAGCGGCGCGGCGGCCGTCATCTCCAGTCCCAAGAACAACAAGAGGAATAAGACCTCAATCCCGAGAGGCCAGATCATCTTCAGACCCTTCAACATGAAGCGCATGGAGCCCGTCAGCATCCTCTTCGCGGATATCGTAGGCTTCACCAAGATGTCTGCCAACAAGTCGGCCCACGCCTTGGTGGGGCTCCTCAATGACCTCTTTGGACGTTTTGACCGGCTGTGTGAGCTGACGTGCTGTGAGAAGATAAGCACCCTCGGGGACTGCTACTACTGCGTGGCAGGCTGCCCTGAACCTCGGGCTGACCATGCCTACTGCTGCGTAGAGATGGGGCTGGGCATGATCCAAGCCATCGAACAGTTCTGCCAGGAGAAGAGCGAGATGGTTAACATGAGGGTGGGCGTCCACACGGGCACTGTCCTGTGCGGTATCCTCGGGATGAAGCGATTTAAGTTCGACGTGTGGTCCAACGACGTGAACCTGGCCAATTTGATGGAGCAACTGGGCGTGGCCGGGAAGGTGCACCTATCAGAGGCCACCGCCAACTTTTTGGATGACCGGTACCAGCGGGAGAACGGACGGGTCACTGAGAGGGTTGGACAGAGCGTGGTGGCGGACCAGCTGAAAGGTACGTGACCAGCTGGTTGCAAGGCGGGGATTGCACATCTGTGGGAATGGGTTGTGATTTATGTGATTGctttcagtggtggaaaaagtacccaattgtcatacttgagtaaaagtaaagataccttaatagaaaattactcaagtcacccagtaaaatactacttgagtaagtctaaaagtatttggttttaaatatacttaagtatcaaaagtaagtaattgctaaaatatacttaagtatcaaaagtaaaagtataaatcatttcacattctatatattaagcaaaccagacagcacattttcttattttttaaatttacggcTAGCCAGGGGAACATACTAACACTCAGACATTTACAAATGACGCATGTGTGTTaggtgagtccgccagatcagagtcagtaggaatGACCCTGGATTTTCTCTTGGTAAGTGAGTGAATTGGACAGTTTCActgtcctgctaagtattcaaaatgtaacaagtactttttggGTGTCAGCGAAACTGTACAGACTAAAAACTAAATAATTTTAAAACATGTATGTAGTGAAGTATAAGTTGTCACAAATGTTATTGGTGAAGCACAgaaaccccaaaaaacgacttaagtagtactcgaAAGTACTTTTTCTTAAGTTTTCCAGTATTGCCTGGCTGTCAGGAGTTAAGCACAGATTGAGATGTTTTAGTGATGGCTAAATGTAACATGATATCCAGTCTTGTGTATTTGTTTTAGCATGGCATGGAGAGAGTCAGAAGCAGTATTGATATTGATCTCTCTATGCAGTGGAACATTTTAACATATGCTGGGACTTTTCTTGTTCTGCCTTACTGACGGCCTCtctatcaaataaaatgttatttgtcacatgcgccgaatacatcaggtgtagcctttaccatgaaatgctgacttacaagcccttattaaccaacaatgcagtttaagaaatagagttaagaaaatatttactgaataaactaaagtaaaaaaatgtaatcaaaagGTAACACAAGGAAATGACATAACAACAAcgagtcaatgtacagggggttaccggtaccgagtcaacgtgcagggggtaccggtaccgagtcaacgtgcagggggtaccggtaccgagtcaacgtgcagggggtaccggtaccgagtcaacgtgcagggggtaccggtaccgagtcaacgtgcagggggtaccggtaccgagtcaacgtgcagggtgtaccggtaccgagtcaacgtacagggggtaccggtaccgaggcaatgtgcagggggtaccggtaccgagtcaatgtgcaaggggtaccggtaccgagtcaatgtgcagggggtaccggtaccgagtcaatgtgcagggggtaccggtaccgagtcaacgtgcagggggtaccggtaccgagtcaacgtgcagggggtaccggtaccgagtcaacgtgcagggggtaccggtaccgagtcaacgtgcagggggtaccggtaccgagtcaacgtgcagggggtaccggtaccgagtcaacgtgcaggaggtaccggtaccgagtcaatgtgcaggaggtacaggttagtcgaggtcatttggcggtaggggtaaagtgactatgcatggataataaaaggcgagtagcagcagtgtagaacaAAGGtgtgggggggtcaatgtaaatagtctgggtgaccatttgattaattgtaaTCTATCGGTCCTCTACTGATGCAGCAAGGTCACCTAACGGCAGTTTCGCAACACAGGCAGCAGTAATAAGGACGTTACGGCTGTTCATTTTCACTTAGTAAACCTATGTGGTTTTAATGAAAACACCTTTATGCTGTGTTGTTTATGTGCTGCAGTACGGTGCACCCATTTCTGTTCTGAATGAGAGCTTTATACAGGGCCAGTCGGGACACTACATCAAAGGTGATTGGTGGTTCCCTCTTTGTTGTCCGTGATTGCGAGACACGTGGGGCCTGGCACTGGTCAAGGTCAGCACCTGTTTCACAGTGTCATATGTCATACGCTGGGGACATCAGGGACAGGGGGGTTCAGTCTGTTGGGAGGTGCCCTTTGTGGCTGACTGGGTGTTGGTTTTATCTGACACTGAACCACAAACAGACTGTTGTACCCCTCTGTCTCCCGTCCTCCCCCTTATTTCTGTTCCCTGTTCAGTTATACTGCCTGCCTGCCACCCAGACGTCGTCCTCAATGTGACCCTGTTCTCTTACCCTGGCTCTGAACCTCCAAGGGATTGTCTTACCTTAGTGAGACAATTTCCTTAGGGGGAGACActatagacccaaactgttacagacctatatctatcctacccggcctttctaaagtcttcgaataccactgtaccttctccgctatgcaatctggtttccacgagggtcatgggtgcacctcagccacattcaaggtcctaaacgatatcataaccaccatcgataaaagacaagactgtgcagccgtcttcatcgacttgGCCAAGGCATTCGACTCTGTCAAACACCCCATTATtttcagcagactcaacagccttggtttgtCAAGTAACTGCCTCGCCCGGTTCACTAACTACTtgtcagatagagttcagtgtgtcaaatcatagggcctgttgtccggtcctctgacagtctctatgggggtgccacaggctTCAGTTTTCGGGCTgattcttttctctgtatacatcaatgatgtcgatcttgctgctggtgattctctgatccacctctacgaagacgacaccattctgtatacttctggcccctctttggacactgtgttaactaacctccagacgagcttcaatgccatacaactctccttccatggcctccaactactcttaaatgtaagtgaaactaaatgcatgctcttcaaccgatcgctgcccacacctgcccacccgtctagcatcactacactggacagttctgacttacaatatgtggacaactacaaatacctagatgtctggttagactgtaaactctccttccagactcacgttaagcatctccaatccaaatttaaatctagaatcggattcctattccacaacaaagcatccttcactcatgatgccaaacataccctcgtaaaactgactatcctaccgatccttgacttcggcaatgtcatttacaaaatagcctccaacactctactcagcaaattggatgtagtcaatcacagtgccatctgttttgtcaccaaagccccatatatactacccaccactgcgacctgtatgctcttgttgactggccctcgcttcaaATTCATCGCCaaaaccactggctccaggtcatctataagtctttgctaggtaaagccacgccttatctcagctcactggtcaccatagcagcacccacccgtagcaggtatatttcacggGTCATCCCCGAAGCCAACTcgtcctttggccgcctttccttccagttctctgctgccaatgactggaacgaattgcaaaaatcactgaagctggagtcttatatctccctcactaaatgtaagcatcggctgtcagagcagcttaccgatcattgcacctgtacacagcccatctgtaaatagcccacccaactacctcattcccatattgttttttatttttttgctacattgctacttgcacattcatcttctgcactatccatcactccagtgtttaattactaaattgtaattatttcgccactatggcctatttattacctccctaatcttactacatttgcacacactgtatatagatttttctattgggttattgactgtacgtttgtttattccatgtgtaactgttgtttgtgtcgcactgctttgctttatcttggccaggtcgcagttgtaaatgagaacttgttctcaactggcctacctggttaaataaaggtgaaatagaaataaataaataagtgcaACTATTTATGTAACAGCTTTTCTTTATAAATGGAGATGTCAGCAATTTACAGTGCATCTGCTCCGCCTCGTTTcagcctctctctccgtctccattatctctctctctctctccgtttccttTTCACGCTCTCTATTCCTCACACTGTCCCGCTCTCCCTGCTAAATCACATAACCCCAGAGAGACCAGTAATTCACTTGTATTTGATGCATTTATGCAAATACCTCTGATGGAACTAAAACTCTGGCTTAATGGCTCTTTTCATCACCTGGAGAATCAGTACATTATCACCTAGCAGTATGAAGTTATGGTGCCAAACGTAGCTGTGTTTGAAAGGCTGAGGGATTGAACCGCCACTAAAATGAAAATCCCCTTTATTCTGCTTCGCTCTCCAGCCATAGCAGTATCAGAGGCTCACACCACACAACTGTCATTGTGGGCAATGATAGGACCTACCATGTTTTGATTCAGTGAGATTGTTGTTGGTGTGTCGTGGAGTCATGTATATCATGAATATGTGGAACTACCAGTATTATTTTACCTTGATTTAActttgcaagtcagttaagaacaaattcttattttcaatgatggcctaggaacagtgggttaactgcctgttcaggggcagaacgacagatttgtgcgttgtcagctcggggattcgattttgcaacctttcggtccaacgctctaaccactaggctacgcttcCGCCCCATACTCTACCAGTATACTCTACCAGTATACTCTGCAGTGTATAGTCAGGGTTTTCAGGTCAAAAGGACGAGTCACCTCGCTCATTCCCACGACCCTGCGTCCCACATGCAAGGGGAAAGTCCCCTTCACAGCTAGTAGGTAGATGCTGTGCTGGCTGACTTGTGTGTCACATTTCATCATTTTTAGAAGCTGGGCGAGGAACTCTGCAGAACGAAACATTGGGGCCTTCACATATATACATTAGGGGAAAGTCCTTTCCCAGCTCGTAGGTAGATGCTGGTTTGGCTGACCTGGGTAGTAAAGAAATGAACAATGTCATGCAGTACATCACATGATTCCGAGCTTCTGGCTGAGACACTGCAGAAAGAAATACTGAGATTCTTATTCCAACTTTAATAGTGACAACGTTTTGGTATAAGGAAGGACTATATATCGTGCATGCCTTTTTTGTGTCTCTAGGCCTATGTTGGATCACAGTGGAGCCAACCAGGGTAAATGCCTGTGTGTGATTCCAGAGCATGAAGACAATCTGAGCATTGTCATAGCATTATAACAGCATGGCAGCGGCTGGTGGCGGGGGCTGGTGGCGGCGGGCTGGTGGCGGGGGGCTGGTGGCGGGGGCTGACGGCGGGCTGGTGGCGGGGGCTGACGCCTCAGCAGGTGCAGCTGGTCAGCTGTAAATGATGGATGATGGCGGGAAGGAATGAAGATTCTTCTCTGTCAGAGACACCACCGCTCCCGTTTGTCAGGCAGCCCCTGGAGTGTCTTTagtaggccacacacacacacacacacaccagcaggcGTGAAAAAGACCTGAAACCCAACGATGGTTGAATTTTTTATGGAGTGGTCGGGCCCGTTATGCTCTCTCCATCTGAGGGAAAATGGTGTCTTTTAACGGGTCCC
Protein-coding regions in this window:
- the LOC139401886 gene encoding adenylate cyclase type 9-like produces the protein MASPQHQQLLPHNTEVSCDSSGEGSVSVRISSSVKHKHGGGAGALGGMGGGFMGSGSKHCKYSISSSCSSGESGVLRPVVKGLRTQRKMPQLFERSAGHFWDPKFDSPILEEACRERCFPQTQRRFRYVLFYLFAASLLWGVYFSANPDRCDRTAFLVPTACFLLFCLLLFLLTFTRIYVRCYNQASLLLIVVTFALTLAPQIQTAGFRDLETLPPEDVVEDVGDFSGMEPRNVTFNRDLPTGSACLSPVGTFSLGMEVLLLLYSVLHVRLYASVLLGLLYSVLFEALGWLHLTQAAGDGWIQAMEGSDWDTLRWLGPAKALLHLCAHAIGIHLFIMSEVRSRSTFLKVGQAIMHGKDLEVEKALKERMIHSVMPRRVADDLMKQGDEEGLAGGSSAKRYSSSGAAAVISSPKNNKRNKTSIPRGQIIFRPFNMKRMEPVSILFADIVGFTKMSANKSAHALVGLLNDLFGRFDRLCELTCCEKISTLGDCYYCVAGCPEPRADHAYCCVEMGLGMIQAIEQFCQEKSEMVNMRVGVHTGTVLCGILGMKRFKFDVWSNDVNLANLMEQLGVAGKVHLSEATANFLDDRYQRENGRVTERVGQSVVADQLKGT